GCATCCGCTTCTTCAAAAACCGCGTTGGCAACGTCAGTCACTTCTGCGCGAGTAGGAGAAGGATTATTGATCATAGACTCTAAAAGGTGAGTCGCAACGATCACTCTTTTTCCTTTGATCGCACATTCTCGGATAATAGCACGTTGAATTAGAGGAAGTTCTTCAATAGGAAGTTCCACTCCAAGATCGCCCCTTGCTACCATAACACCGTCAGCAGCTTCCACAATTTCTAACATGTTCTTAACGGCTTCTTGGTCTTCAATCTTTGCGATGATATCTGTGTGACCGTTATTTTCCTCGATAATCTTACGAAGTTGATGGATATCTTCCGCAGAACGAACAAAAGAAAGAGCAATAAAATCCACATCTTCTTCTAAACCAAAAAGAATATCTTTCTGATCTTTCTGAGTAATAGAAGGCAAATTAACTCGGATTCCCGGAAGATTTATATGTTTGCGAGAGCCTAATTTCCCACCATCGACAACTTTACATTTCAAAGCAGTCTCTTGGATCTCTTCTACCACGAGATTGATGAGACCGTTATCTACGGTAACTCTATCCCCAATTTTTAGATCTTTTACGATGTCTCGATAATTTACGAAGACGGATTGTTCTTCCGATTCTTCACCAGGAATAATATGAAACGTAAAGGACTCGCCTACTTTTAAGTCCAAATGATCGACTTGCAGATCGCCAGTCCGAATCTCGGGGCCTTGGGTATCCAATAAGATTGCAATAGGATGTTTTAATACATCTTTATTCAGGGACTTGATGGCTCGAATTATGGATCTATGAAAATCATGATTCCCGTGGGACATGTTCAATCTAGCGATATTCATCCCAGCTTCCGCAAGGGATTGGATCATTTTTTTGTCGGCGGTTGCAGGGCCGATCGTGCAGATAATTTTAGTTTTTCTGAAATTAACTAATTCATTCTTCATGTATATTCGGTTTTATTAAAATTGCTCTAATGATCCGAGCTCAGATTTTAGGAAGGGTTCTGTTCAGAAAATCTTCGAAAGAAATATAAAAATCGAACTTTTCCTGTTCAGGCATACCCGCGTTTTTCTGCTCGTCTACGATCCTTTTCGCCTTATCCAGTAAGGCCTTGCCGTTCTTTTTCAAGAACCTTCTGCTAATAAGGATCGGAAAAGAATACTGCTCTTCCTGGTTTCTAACCATAAAGGAATGGATTTCCTTTTTTGCATTCTTTTTCAGGAAGTTGATCAGAGTATTTTCATCCATATCTCCGCCTAAAGCCTGTAAGAGATATTCCCTATCCGGAAGTTCGTCTTGGCCCCAAGCATGATCTATAACATCTAAAACCGCAGAAAGATTTCGTTTAATTTCGGCCTCTTGTTCAGAGCTAAGTCCTGAACTTCTTGCAGGAGCGTTCGACTCTGAATTCGCAACTGCAGCTGCAGCTCTCGCTTTTGCGGTCGCTTCGGCTACTTCTCTGTCTTTTACTCTTCTTTCAGCAAGTTTTACCTTCTCTTCTTGAGCGACCTTAGTTCTTGCTTCTAGGATCTTTTTATTCTGCTCGGAAGCAAGCCTTGCTCTAATTTCTTCTGCTTCGAATCTATGAACTACATTATTCCCAAATAGAGATCTGAAAAATCTGGTGATAAAGGGAAGATATTTAAAAAGAGAAGAATATTCCAATTTTTCAAATTGAGAACTTGCCTCCCGAGACTCCATCATGTCCCGGATATTCATTTTTGCTAAAACACGGATCTCACTGTCGTTCCCAGTAGCTGCAAAAACTCTTTTTGCGGTTTCAACTGCTCCGTTGATACAATCCTTATGAAGAGCGAAAACGTATAGGCCCTTTTTATCCGCAAAATCAGCGCTTAGGATCATATCATGATTGACGATCAAGTTTTTGACTTCTTCTTCGATAGGTTCTCCGCGGAATCGAAGATAATTCAGATCCACTAATCGATTTGCGGATTTAATATAGTCGAGCAATTCGGAAAGTTTGGCCTTCTTCTCTTCTTTTTCTTTTTTCTCCTTCTCCTCTTCTTCAAAATGGATCAGAGAAAGAAGTTCCTCAACTGCGGTTTTTTGATCACCGTACGCCGGGCTTAGAAAAGGAAGGACTTGTCCTGCAATAGCGCGAGTATTCTGAAGATCTTGTTCCGAAAAATTGCCAAGCACACCTATCCTTTGCAATTCCGGGATAATCCTTTCGTTCAGATACTTTTTATAAGCATCCAGTCTCGCGATAATCTCATCTTGGACATTATAATAAAAAACGGAACGGTTTCCCGGGCTTAAAGCATTCTCATTCCTATAAAAATATAGAATTCGAGAATCCACTAACTTCTTAAGCACAGGTTTCAAATGGATATTGATCGTGGTTTGTTTTAGAACAGGAGTAACATCGAAATTATCCTGAAACAAATTCCCGATCTCGGAAGAAGCGTAGGTCTCGCTTAATTTATTATTATCGATACAATCGTAGATCCATTTCTGAAAGCCTTCCTTTCCAGGGAATTGCCTCTTCTCCTTGACCCATCTTTGAATGGAACTGAAAGAAGTTTGGTTCACTCCATCCACATATCTATGACTAGAACCTGCATCTGTTTGAGAAGGTCTGGCAAATACGGTGATTAATCTTAGGAAAGATGCAATCCTTCCATCGGAAGAATCTCCGGTAGGATTATAATCCACCATACAGATCTTTTTTATAACGGGAGGGTTTTGGCGAGCGCTCATTTCTCTAAGATAAGCGTTTACCCTTTCCTTATCCAAGGTTAGCTCCCTGGAAAGTTGTTCCGCACTCGGAAGAATTTTATTCGCAACGAACTTTTCAGTCCAATCGCCGATGATCAGTACTAATTTATGAATTCCCTTGTAC
Above is a genomic segment from Leptospira selangorensis containing:
- the pyk gene encoding pyruvate kinase; its protein translation is MKNELVNFRKTKIICTIGPATADKKMIQSLAEAGMNIARLNMSHGNHDFHRSIIRAIKSLNKDVLKHPIAILLDTQGPEIRTGDLQVDHLDLKVGESFTFHIIPGEESEEQSVFVNYRDIVKDLKIGDRVTVDNGLINLVVEEIQETALKCKVVDGGKLGSRKHINLPGIRVNLPSITQKDQKDILFGLEEDVDFIALSFVRSAEDIHQLRKIIEENNGHTDIIAKIEDQEAVKNMLEIVEAADGVMVARGDLGVELPIEELPLIQRAIIRECAIKGKRVIVATHLLESMINNPSPTRAEVTDVANAVFEEADAIMLSGETAAGKFPVRCVDMLHKISERVEKAPGLGYVLERVPSNKKEEMARSAAMLSDSIKSPAIIVITRRGTTALNVASFHPRFPLIYAFTNMTTVRRKLWLTRSVIPYRIDFSSDPEKTIKLAIETLKSSGRVKDGDQVVILSDIIAGADRVETIQIREVK